One part of the Natronomonas salsuginis genome encodes these proteins:
- a CDS encoding 30S ribosomal protein S27ae gives MARYELYNEDGTTDHEHCPRCGDTFLGEYGDRKHCGKCSYTEFN, from the coding sequence ATGGCGCGCTACGAACTGTACAACGAGGACGGCACCACGGATCACGAGCACTGCCCGCGCTGCGGCGACACGTTTCTCGGCGAGTACGGCGACCGTAAACACTGCGGCAAGTGCAGCTACACCGAATTCAACTAG
- a CDS encoding DUF7518 family protein has protein sequence MSGNRVEELEAKVRQLEATIDGLTDELVETKERLGAIEDEAGIELEVLEGRLTRSGRSDESDAEDPTDGETSAHKSSEDGEGETEETADTLGDDIIVA, from the coding sequence ATGTCTGGGAACCGAGTGGAGGAACTCGAGGCCAAAGTGCGGCAACTCGAGGCGACGATCGACGGGTTGACAGACGAACTCGTCGAAACGAAAGAGCGGTTGGGAGCCATCGAGGACGAGGCGGGTATCGAACTCGAGGTACTGGAGGGACGACTCACGCGATCCGGCCGGTCCGACGAGTCAGACGCCGAGGACCCGACCGACGGCGAGACATCGGCACACAAAAGTAGCGAGGACGGCGAGGGGGAGACGGAGGAGACGGCGGACACCCTCGGCGACGACATTATCGTCGCCTGA
- a CDS encoding DNA-directed RNA polymerase, protein MYKRVRLKDTVEVPPRFLADVSPELVKRLLQDKLEGQMDGDVGSVVSVTKVHDIGDGAVLPNRPGVYYEAEFDAVTFDPQMQEVVDGEVVEVVNFGAFVGIGPVDGLLHVSQISDEYLAYDGENQQLASRDSNRVLSVGDAVRARIVTKSIDERNPRDSKIGLTAKQPGLGKHGWLEDERQRREAQAGD, encoded by the coding sequence ATGTACAAACGGGTCCGACTCAAAGATACGGTGGAGGTTCCGCCCAGGTTCCTCGCTGACGTCTCGCCCGAGCTGGTCAAGCGGCTGCTGCAGGACAAGCTCGAAGGACAGATGGATGGGGATGTCGGGAGCGTCGTCTCCGTGACGAAAGTCCACGACATCGGCGACGGCGCCGTGCTTCCGAACCGTCCCGGCGTCTACTACGAGGCCGAGTTCGACGCGGTCACCTTCGATCCGCAGATGCAGGAGGTCGTCGACGGCGAGGTCGTCGAGGTCGTCAACTTCGGCGCGTTCGTCGGGATCGGCCCGGTCGACGGGCTGCTCCACGTCTCTCAGATATCCGATGAGTATCTGGCGTACGACGGGGAGAACCAACAGCTCGCATCGCGGGATTCGAACCGCGTGTTGAGCGTCGGCGACGCCGTTCGCGCGCGAATCGTCACGAAGAGCATCGACGAGCGGAACCCCCGCGACTCGAAGATCGGGCTGACCGCGAAGCAGCCGGGGCTCGGCAAGCACGGCTGGCTCGAGGACGAACGGCAGCGCCGCGAGGCGCAGGCGGGTGATTAG
- a CDS encoding bifunctional N(6)-L-threonylcarbamoyladenine synthase/serine/threonine protein kinase encodes MTRVLGIEGTAWCASAAVFDVTGDDVRIFSDAYQPDSGGIHPREAAEHMRSAIPAVVAEAVELVESKHGAPGGAIDAIAFSRGPGLGPCLRIAATAARALAGSLDLPLVGVNHMVAHLEIGRHRSGFDAPVCLNASGANAHVLGYHDGRYRVLGETMDTGIGNAIDKFTRHVGWTHPGGPKVERRAKDGEYVALPYVVKGMDFSFSGITSAAQDAIDDGTPVEDVCRGLQETTFAMLTEVSERALSLTGADELVLGGGVGQNGRLREMLETMCAERGASFYAPEPRFLRDNAGMIAVLGAKMYEAGDTITIDESRVRPDFRPDEVPVTWRADDGSDRAPTGTEPAQTRGAEAIVDLDRDGGSAYKRRLSKAYRHPELDARLRRRRTRSEARLTSEARRVGVPTPVVFDVDPREGLLELQFVGDADLRDAISETRVRRVGEHLARCHGAGFVHGDPTPRNVRVRRGEAADDLVYLIDFGLGYHSDHVEDYAMDLHVFEGAVAGTADDPAACIGAFEDAYRAVGDERVLGRLREIETRGRYQ; translated from the coding sequence GTGACCCGCGTGCTCGGTATCGAGGGGACCGCCTGGTGCGCTAGCGCGGCCGTCTTCGACGTCACGGGCGACGACGTTCGGATCTTCTCCGATGCCTACCAACCCGACAGCGGTGGAATCCACCCGCGCGAGGCAGCCGAACACATGCGGAGTGCAATCCCGGCGGTCGTCGCCGAGGCCGTCGAACTGGTCGAATCGAAACACGGCGCTCCGGGCGGGGCGATCGACGCGATTGCGTTCTCCCGCGGGCCAGGACTCGGACCGTGTCTGCGGATCGCCGCGACCGCCGCCCGCGCGCTCGCCGGATCGCTCGACCTCCCGCTCGTCGGCGTCAACCACATGGTCGCTCACCTCGAGATCGGTCGCCACCGATCGGGGTTCGACGCACCCGTCTGCCTGAACGCCTCGGGGGCGAACGCCCACGTGCTCGGCTATCACGACGGGCGGTACCGGGTGCTCGGCGAGACGATGGACACGGGGATCGGCAACGCGATCGATAAGTTCACCCGCCACGTCGGCTGGACGCATCCCGGCGGGCCGAAGGTCGAACGGCGAGCGAAAGACGGTGAGTACGTCGCGTTGCCCTACGTCGTCAAGGGGATGGACTTCTCGTTTTCCGGGATCACCTCCGCGGCGCAGGACGCCATCGACGACGGGACGCCGGTCGAAGACGTCTGCCGTGGCCTCCAGGAGACGACGTTCGCGATGCTCACTGAGGTGAGCGAGCGCGCGCTCTCTTTGACCGGCGCGGACGAACTCGTCCTCGGCGGCGGCGTCGGGCAAAACGGGCGGCTTCGCGAGATGCTCGAGACGATGTGCGCCGAGCGCGGGGCGTCGTTCTACGCGCCGGAACCGCGATTTCTCCGCGACAACGCCGGCATGATCGCGGTCCTCGGCGCGAAAATGTACGAGGCCGGCGACACGATCACGATCGATGAGTCGCGGGTTCGACCGGACTTCCGCCCCGACGAGGTACCCGTGACGTGGCGAGCGGACGACGGCAGTGATCGAGCCCCCACAGGCACGGAGCCGGCGCAAACGCGGGGCGCGGAGGCGATCGTCGACCTCGACCGCGACGGGGGATCGGCGTACAAACGTCGGCTCTCGAAGGCGTATCGACACCCCGAACTCGACGCCCGGCTTCGGCGACGGCGGACGCGTTCGGAGGCGCGGTTGACCAGCGAGGCCCGTCGCGTCGGCGTCCCGACGCCGGTCGTCTTCGACGTCGATCCCCGCGAGGGACTGCTCGAACTCCAGTTCGTCGGCGACGCCGACCTCCGGGACGCGATCTCCGAGACGCGCGTTCGGCGGGTCGGCGAGCACCTCGCGCGGTGTCACGGCGCGGGGTTCGTCCACGGCGATCCGACGCCGCGAAACGTTCGCGTCCGTCGGGGTGAGGCCGCCGACGACCTCGTCTATCTCATCGACTTCGGCCTCGGCTACCACAGCGATCACGTCGAGGACTACGCGATGGATCTGCACGTCTTCGAGGGCGCGGTCGCCGGCACGGCCGACGATCCCGCGGCGTGCATCGGCGCCTTCGAGGACGCCTACCGAGCTGTCGGCGACGAGCGGGTTCTTGGCCGGTTGCGGGAGATCGAAACCCGCGGTCGCTACCAGTGA
- a CDS encoding DUF7090 family protein: MDYDLAIENAPETIPGGTGILLIHPSTGETDRIDTDFLKTDTDRILVISTRTTAREVQQKLEYYDVDETKADILDTLSVERGYSRRSSEHVHYVSAPDDLDGIVETTRRFLDEHGGKRRISLDSVTEMAYYADEERAIETVEKLLALLEEYDAVGLFHLSEEVHDAATVDAFKTLFDGVVTLDADGTVESDF, translated from the coding sequence ATGGACTACGACCTCGCCATCGAGAACGCGCCCGAGACGATCCCGGGCGGCACCGGAATCCTTCTGATCCACCCGAGCACCGGCGAGACCGACCGCATCGACACGGACTTTCTGAAGACGGACACGGACCGGATCCTCGTCATCTCGACGCGGACGACCGCCCGCGAGGTTCAACAGAAACTCGAGTACTACGACGTGGACGAGACGAAAGCGGACATCTTGGACACGCTCTCGGTCGAGCGTGGGTACTCGCGACGATCCTCCGAGCACGTTCACTACGTCTCCGCACCCGACGACCTCGACGGGATCGTCGAGACGACCCGCCGATTTCTGGACGAACACGGGGGCAAACGGCGGATTAGCCTCGACTCAGTCACGGAGATGGCGTACTACGCCGATGAGGAGCGCGCCATCGAAACGGTCGAGAAACTGCTCGCGTTGCTCGAGGAGTACGACGCAGTCGGGCTGTTTCACCTCTCCGAGGAGGTTCACGACGCGGCCACTGTCGACGCGTTCAAGACGCTGTTCGACGGCGTCGTCACCCTCGACGCGGACGGCACCGTCGAGAGCGACTTTTAA
- a CDS encoding 30S ribosomal protein S24e, translated as MEVEIIDEDENPMLHRTDVRFQLTHEEATPSRLSVRDSLAAKLNKDASEVVVRMLDTKYGMRKTIGHAKVYDDAEHAQAVEQGHALERNKIAGADDADDDVDADAEVEAEEA; from the coding sequence ATGGAAGTCGAAATCATCGACGAAGACGAAAATCCGATGTTGCACCGGACCGACGTCCGGTTCCAGCTGACCCACGAGGAAGCGACGCCGTCGAGGCTTTCGGTTCGAGACTCGCTCGCCGCGAAGCTGAACAAGGACGCGAGCGAGGTCGTCGTTCGGATGCTCGACACGAAGTACGGGATGCGAAAGACCATCGGTCACGCGAAGGTCTACGACGACGCCGAACATGCCCAGGCCGTCGAGCAGGGCCACGCCCTCGAACGCAACAAGATCGCCGGGGCGGACGACGCCGACGACGACGTCGACGCCGATGCCGAGGTCGAAGCGGAGGAAGCCTGA
- a CDS encoding DUF188 domain-containing protein, whose protein sequence is MRVVLDANALMAPVEVGVRTFEELDRLLGEYEALVPEAVIAELDRLGEGNGKEATAASVGADLARRECRPVGHDASYADDAVLELAERVDYAVTSDMPLRGRLLEANVPVICLRGRTKFEITEP, encoded by the coding sequence ATGCGCGTGGTGCTCGACGCGAACGCGCTGATGGCCCCCGTCGAGGTCGGCGTCAGGACGTTCGAGGAACTCGATCGGCTCCTCGGGGAGTACGAAGCGCTCGTTCCCGAGGCGGTTATCGCCGAACTCGACCGGCTCGGGGAGGGGAACGGGAAGGAGGCCACGGCCGCGAGCGTCGGTGCCGATCTCGCTCGGCGGGAGTGTCGCCCCGTCGGCCACGACGCGAGCTACGCCGACGACGCCGTGCTCGAACTCGCCGAGCGTGTCGACTACGCGGTCACGAGCGATATGCCGCTCAGAGGGCGGCTGTTGGAAGCGAACGTTCCCGTAATCTGTTTACGGGGGCGAACCAAATTCGAGATCACTGAACCATAG
- a CDS encoding GTP-dependent dephospho-CoA kinase family protein has product MSTILAKLPIEMREDLKAPLGPIYTDTDELLAEAGDPIVAVGDIVTYHLLEADRRPDIAIVDGKTKRERVEREVLDAIDGFDDRIDVVNPQSTITDDLLEALASAVGRSASTVIVVDGEEDLAAIPAVLAVPEGGSIVYGQPDEGMVLVSISDETRARCRDLLERMESDYERIAEILAP; this is encoded by the coding sequence ATGTCGACGATTCTGGCGAAGCTCCCGATCGAGATGCGCGAGGATCTCAAAGCGCCGCTCGGCCCGATCTACACCGACACCGACGAACTCCTCGCCGAGGCCGGCGACCCGATCGTCGCAGTCGGCGACATCGTCACGTACCACCTTCTGGAAGCCGACCGGCGCCCCGACATCGCCATCGTCGACGGAAAGACGAAGCGCGAGCGCGTCGAGCGCGAGGTGCTCGACGCCATCGACGGCTTCGACGACCGGATCGACGTCGTGAACCCCCAATCGACGATCACCGACGATCTCCTCGAGGCGCTCGCGAGCGCGGTCGGTCGGTCGGCGTCGACCGTCATCGTCGTCGACGGCGAGGAGGACCTCGCCGCGATTCCGGCCGTGCTCGCCGTCCCCGAGGGCGGCTCGATCGTCTACGGGCAACCCGACGAGGGGATGGTGCTCGTGTCGATCTCCGACGAGACCAGGGCGCGCTGTCGGGACCTCTTAGAGCGGATGGAGAGCGATTACGAGCGGATCGCCGAAATCCTCGCCCCGTAG
- a CDS encoding DUF5808 domain-containing protein, producing MTEKPQSGELFGVPYNFARPSLGRMLSAYWQPGKGMLVEKPFGIGYTLNLANWRSWIVLGVAAALFYQQQGSTGSVDEEVGEEPVEVIVDD from the coding sequence ATGACCGAGAAGCCACAATCCGGCGAACTGTTCGGGGTTCCGTATAACTTCGCTCGACCCTCTCTCGGGCGGATGCTATCGGCGTACTGGCAGCCAGGAAAGGGGATGCTCGTCGAGAAACCGTTTGGGATCGGTTACACGCTGAACCTGGCGAACTGGCGCTCGTGGATCGTGCTGGGCGTCGCGGCGGCGCTGTTCTACCAACAGCAGGGATCGACCGGCTCCGTCGACGAGGAGGTCGGCGAGGAACCGGTCGAAGTGATCGTCGACGACTGA
- a CDS encoding translation initiation factor IF-2 subunit gamma — MTQKHRQPEVNIGLVGHVDHGKTTLVESLSGEWTDQHSEEMKRGISIRLGYADATFRECPGLDEPERYTVDETCPDGSESEHLRTVSFVDAPGHETLMATMLSGAAIMDGAVLVIAANEPVPRAQTEEHLMALDIIGIENIVIAQNKIDLVDREQAVRNYEQIEEFVEGTVAEDAPIVPISAQRDVNVDLLIQTVEEEIPTPERDPDTDARMQVARSFDINRPGTTWEDLIGGVIGGSPTRGRLTVDDEIEIKPGREVEEGGQSEYQPVETTIRSLQAGGEFVDEVTPGGLLGVGTGLDPSLTKGDALAGQVAGPPGSLPPTREAFTMDVDLLDRVVGENAEEIEPINTGEPLMLTVGTATTVGAVTSARDDECEVNLKRPVCAPEGAKIAINRRVGARWRLIGVGTLR; from the coding sequence ATGACGCAGAAACACCGACAACCGGAGGTGAACATCGGGCTGGTTGGCCACGTCGACCACGGAAAGACGACGCTCGTCGAGTCGCTCTCCGGCGAGTGGACGGATCAACACTCCGAGGAGATGAAACGCGGCATCTCCATTCGCCTCGGCTACGCCGACGCGACGTTCCGGGAGTGTCCGGGGCTCGACGAGCCCGAGCGCTACACCGTCGACGAAACCTGTCCGGACGGCTCCGAGAGCGAGCACCTCCGGACGGTGTCGTTCGTCGACGCCCCCGGTCACGAGACGCTGATGGCGACGATGCTGTCGGGCGCGGCGATCATGGATGGTGCGGTGTTGGTCATCGCGGCGAACGAGCCGGTTCCGCGCGCCCAGACCGAAGAGCACCTCATGGCGCTCGATATCATCGGGATCGAGAACATCGTCATCGCCCAGAACAAGATCGACCTCGTGGATCGCGAACAGGCGGTGCGAAACTACGAGCAGATCGAGGAGTTCGTCGAGGGAACGGTCGCCGAGGACGCGCCGATCGTCCCGATCTCCGCCCAGCGCGACGTCAACGTCGATCTGTTGATCCAAACGGTCGAGGAGGAGATCCCGACACCCGAGCGCGACCCCGACACGGACGCGCGAATGCAGGTCGCCCGCTCGTTCGATATCAACCGACCGGGGACGACGTGGGAGGATCTCATCGGCGGAGTCATCGGCGGATCGCCCACCCGAGGCCGTCTCACGGTCGACGACGAGATCGAGATCAAGCCCGGCCGAGAGGTCGAGGAGGGTGGTCAGTCCGAGTACCAACCGGTCGAGACCACGATCCGATCGCTTCAGGCGGGCGGCGAGTTCGTCGACGAGGTGACGCCTGGCGGACTGCTCGGCGTCGGGACGGGACTCGATCCCTCGCTGACGAAGGGCGACGCGCTCGCCGGACAGGTCGCGGGCCCACCGGGATCGCTGCCCCCCACGCGGGAGGCGTTCACGATGGACGTCGACCTGCTCGATCGAGTCGTCGGCGAGAACGCCGAGGAGATCGAGCCGATCAACACCGGCGAACCGCTGATGCTCACCGTCGGGACGGCGACAACTGTCGGTGCGGTGACCAGCGCCCGCGACGACGAGTGCGAGGTCAATCTGAAACGCCCCGTCTGTGCGCCCGAGGGCGCGAAGATCGCCATTAACCGCCGCGTCGGCGCGCGCTGGCGGCTCATCGGCGTCGGGACGCTGCGGTGA
- the spt4 gene encoding transcription elongation factor subunit Spt4: MATRLVCRDCHRVLDVESGEQCPACGSNSLSEDWAGYVVIAHPDQSEIAEAMGITEAGRYALKVR; this comes from the coding sequence ATGGCGACTCGACTGGTGTGTCGCGACTGTCACCGCGTGCTCGACGTCGAGAGCGGCGAGCAGTGTCCGGCGTGCGGTTCGAACTCCCTCAGCGAGGACTGGGCCGGCTACGTCGTCATCGCCCACCCTGACCAGAGCGAGATCGCCGAGGCGATGGGGATCACAGAAGCAGGTCGATACGCGCTGAAGGTCCGCTGA
- the hisS gene encoding histidine--tRNA ligase: MYDGLKGFRDFYPGEMSARRAVTDTIEERVRRYGFREIGTPALERTQMYVDKSGEEIVDELYAFEDKGGRSVALTPELTPTVARMVVARQGALSRPIKWFSTRSFWRYEQVQQGRFREFYQTNVDIFGSSRPESDAEILAVAADLMTDLGLEVDEFEFRVSHRDILGGLLESLDSEVETADAIRAVDKREKIDRKAYYDLLVDAGLSRGEAERFDDVLGTDDLDDLVAFADTERVSAAVENLRAVLEAAADFGVREYCTVSLETARGLDYYTGVVFECFDTAGEVSRSVFGGGRYDDLIGGFGGQPTPAVGVGIGHETLSLLCQRAGVWPDETVETDYYVLTVGDTRDVAARIARDLRELGHVVESDLHGRGFGDQLSYADGIGAETVVIVGEQDLEDDCVTIKDMRSGEQTKVPLAEFPPAEGRPTYDEYAE, from the coding sequence ATGTACGACGGCCTCAAGGGATTCAGGGATTTCTACCCCGGCGAGATGTCCGCCCGCCGGGCGGTCACGGACACCATCGAGGAACGCGTCCGGCGGTACGGCTTCCGGGAGATCGGGACGCCGGCGCTCGAGCGAACGCAGATGTACGTCGACAAATCCGGCGAGGAGATCGTCGACGAACTGTACGCCTTCGAGGACAAAGGGGGCCGATCGGTCGCGCTGACGCCGGAGCTGACGCCGACGGTCGCCCGGATGGTCGTCGCCAGGCAGGGCGCGCTCTCCCGGCCGATCAAGTGGTTCTCGACTCGCTCCTTCTGGCGCTACGAACAGGTCCAACAGGGGCGATTTCGGGAGTTCTACCAGACGAACGTCGACATCTTCGGATCGAGCCGGCCGGAGTCCGACGCCGAGATCCTCGCCGTCGCCGCCGACCTCATGACGGACCTCGGCCTCGAGGTCGACGAGTTCGAGTTCCGCGTCTCCCACCGCGACATCCTCGGCGGCCTGCTCGAATCGCTCGACAGCGAGGTCGAGACCGCGGACGCGATCCGCGCGGTCGACAAACGCGAGAAGATCGACCGCAAGGCGTACTACGACCTCCTCGTCGACGCGGGGCTCTCGCGCGGCGAGGCCGAGCGCTTCGACGACGTGCTTGGGACGGACGACCTCGACGACCTCGTCGCGTTCGCCGACACCGAGCGCGTTTCCGCCGCCGTCGAGAACCTGCGCGCGGTCCTCGAGGCCGCGGCGGACTTCGGCGTTCGCGAGTACTGCACCGTGTCGCTCGAGACCGCGCGCGGGCTGGATTACTACACCGGCGTCGTCTTCGAGTGTTTCGACACCGCCGGCGAGGTCTCTCGCTCCGTCTTCGGCGGCGGCCGCTACGACGACCTCATCGGGGGCTTCGGCGGGCAGCCGACCCCCGCCGTCGGCGTCGGCATCGGCCACGAGACGCTGTCGCTTCTGTGTCAGCGCGCCGGCGTCTGGCCCGACGAGACCGTCGAGACCGACTACTACGTGTTGACAGTCGGCGACACCCGTGACGTGGCCGCGAGGATCGCACGCGACCTCCGCGAACTCGGTCACGTCGTCGAGTCGGATCTGCACGGTCGGGGCTTTGGCGACCAGCTCTCGTATGCCGACGGCATCGGTGCCGAAACGGTCGTGATCGTCGGCGAACAGGACCTCGAAGACGACTGCGTGACGATCAAGGACATGCGCTCCGGCGAGCAGACGAAGGTGCCGCTGGCGGAGTTTCCGCCAGCGGAGGGGCGACCGACGTATGACGAGTACGCCGAGTAA